A single genomic interval of Asinibacterium sp. OR53 harbors:
- the trxA gene encoding thioredoxin gives MALELTDANFQSTVLDSDKLTVVDFWAEWCGPCRAIGPVIEELSKDYAGKINVGKVNVDHNPNLSVNYGITSIPAILFIKGGQIVDKQIGAVPKSVLDKKIQAHL, from the coding sequence ATGGCATTAGAATTAACAGACGCTAATTTCCAGTCAACCGTACTGGACAGCGATAAATTGACAGTAGTAGATTTTTGGGCAGAATGGTGTGGACCTTGCCGTGCCATCGGACCCGTTATTGAAGAGTTGTCGAAAGACTATGCAGGCAAGATCAATGTAGGTAAAGTGAATGTAGACCATAACCCCAACCTGAGTGTGAATTATGGCATCACTTCCATTCCTGCCATCCTGTTCATCAAAGGCGGACAGATCGTAGACAAACAAATTGGTGCAGTACCCAAATCTGTACTCGATAAAAAGATCCAGGCGCATTTATAA